A genomic window from Patescibacteria group bacterium includes:
- a CDS encoding WG repeat-containing protein, with protein MTLAKSIKLRKIEENVFKQITEEKKAPDKIHYDSKVFYLHAYSAGYFRDCVKESKDGKWGFIDTDGKVIITFQYDIPSDFEGGLAKVRVGSYKNGTSGYIDKTCKYYLVFLT; from the coding sequence ATTACATTGGCCAAGTCTATTAAACTCCGTAAGATTGAAGAGAATGTTTTCAAACAGATAACTGAAGAGAAAAAAGCACCGGATAAGATTCATTACGACAGTAAAGTTTTCTATCTTCATGCCTATTCTGCAGGATATTTTCGGGATTGTGTGAAGGAATCAAAGGACGGTAAATGGGGATTCATTGATACAGACGGAAAAGTGATAATTACTTTTCAATATGATATTCCCTCAGACTTCGAAGGAGGATTAGCAAAAGTTCGAGTGGGCTCTTATAAAAATGGCACCAGTGGTTACATTGACAAAACTTGTAAATA
- a CDS encoding IS21 family transposase produces the protein MVTDEQVRRLMKYIQKEKLYGIAAAKAGMDEKTARKYRDLGKLPSDIQAEHNWRNRSDTFSEVWDEVRSHLEINSGLEAKTLFEDLQRRYPGRFSDGQLR, from the coding sequence ATGGTAACAGACGAACAGGTGAGGAGACTGATGAAGTATATTCAAAAAGAGAAGTTATACGGGATTGCAGCAGCCAAGGCGGGCATGGATGAGAAGACAGCCCGGAAGTATCGTGATCTCGGGAAGTTACCCAGTGATATACAAGCTGAACATAACTGGCGAAACAGAAGTGATACGTTCTCTGAGGTATGGGACGAAGTTCGCTCGCATCTGGAGATCAACTCCGGCCTTGAGGCAAAGACCTTGTTTGAGGATCTCCAAAGAAGATATCCTGGAAGGTTCTCAGATGGTCAACTACGTA